The Dioscorea cayenensis subsp. rotundata cultivar TDr96_F1 chromosome 21, TDr96_F1_v2_PseudoChromosome.rev07_lg8_w22 25.fasta, whole genome shotgun sequence genome includes a region encoding these proteins:
- the LOC120252573 gene encoding uncharacterized protein LOC120252573 translates to MCRNLKGLGKVEDGLMSKLQNLKVIDVFPSGWVDLEELKKLKKHNNIKGIGMRVVSNEVLQQLSCLPTAWLCLANMDNLDSLSFDILSCKDDGFLKELEIRSCPQITKLVMNGRETHLNNLTIYDVKQLQNISWENVLPQEFFRMLKRLFIYKCKLASVDWVLHLPCLIHLHIQSCTEIETLFNVEEEREIQQVSKLPVFPHLECLELAKLPKLMRISNFTLDFPRLSHLSVTECLNLQKDSFELGFINHQIRTHCDREWRENLECEAKSPPTYQRDYFWRVTASTVVLKIGLHSELCEGRILKTIVMIEGVERVWFESFDASTDLVMVKGTMDVKNLLEVLKEKLNNSVEIMPAKKYDAGAGDKKDGGVGGGGDEQKEMLMLIEDGVRMGRALAANEDDRENEGEHGSQIRGLRRSLTF, encoded by the exons GAAATTTGAAAGGGCTTGGCAAGGTAGAAGATGGTCTCATGTCAAAATTACAGAATTTGAAGGTCATTGACGTATTTCCATCAGGGTGGGTAGACCTGGAAGAgttaaagaaattgaagaaacaCAACAACATCAAAGGAATAGGAATGCGTGTAGTATCAAACGAGGTTCTCCAACAACTCTCATGTTTACCAACAGCTTGGCTTTGTTTAGCCAATATGGATAACTTGGACTctctttcatttgatattttaagCTGCAAAGATGATGGATTCTTAAAGGAACTAGAAATTAGATCATGCCCACAGATTACGAAGCTTGTGATGAATGGAAGGGAGACTCATCTTAATAACCTCACAATCTATGATGTCAAACAACTGCAGAATATTAGTTGGGAAAATGTATTGCCTCAAGAATTTTTTCGAATGTTGAAGaggttatttatatataaatgtaaattgGCAAGTGTTGATTGGGTCCTGCATCTCCCATGCCTTATCCATTTACATATACAAAGTTGTACAGAGATAGAAACATTGTTTAACGtcgaagaagagagagaaatcCAACAAGTCTCTAAACTCCCTGTGTTCCCTCACCTGGAATGTTTAGAATTGGCAAAGCTACCAAAATTGATGCGCATAAGCAATTTTACGTTGGATTTCCCTCGGCTTTCACATCTTTCAGTGACGGAATGTCTTAATCTTCAGAAAGATTCGTTCGAGCTTGGTTTTATCAACCATCAAATAAGGACTCATTGTGATAGAGAATGGCGGGAGAACTTGGAGTGCGAGGCAAAGAGCCCCCCAACTTACCAGCGAGACTATTTTTGGAGG GTGACGGCGTCAACGGTGGTGCTGAAGATTGGGTTACACTCCGAGCTATGCGAAGGGAGAATTCTAAAAACGATAGTGATGATTGAAG GGGTGGAGAGAGTGTGGTTTGAATCGTTTGATGCTTCGAcggatctggtgatggtgaagGGGACGATGGACGTGAAGAACTTGCTGGAGGTGTTGAAGGAGAAGCTCAATAATAGTGTTGAGATCATGCCGGCGAAGAAGTATGATGCCGGCGCTGGGGACAAGAAAGATGGTGGTGTTGGAGGCGGAGGCGATGAGCAGAAGGagatgttgatgttgattgaaGACGGTGTGAGAATGGGTCGTGCGTTGGCTGCAAACGAGGATGATAGGGAGAATGAGGGTGAGCATGGTAGCCAGATTCGGGGTCTGAGAAGAAGCTTAACCTTTTGA